From Bifidobacterium sp. ESL0790, one genomic window encodes:
- a CDS encoding DNA polymerase III subunit delta', giving the protein MSVWDSIVGQDQVVGQLRAVASGDPKAIAQSWLICGPPGSGRSNVARAFAAALESPDHGLGDEPTKISQQILSGSHPDVTVLTTDKVTIGIDQVRDLIETSEQTPSVAPWRVIIIEDVDRMMERTTNVLLKEIEEPSPHTIWLLCAPSAQDVLPTIRSRTRVVNLAVPSTQAVAKFLEVDTGVEPKIAARAARLSEGHIGVAKLYATQKQVMSDRDALVVGVLNMAKASDAVLLAGNLIDSAKAQAQADVEQQAQRQEEDFRRINGLGPKDRIPPKLRGAFNQIGKKADIKRRATRRSRDVLDRGLNTIASIYRDVAVLQNNAEDVVGLVNLENRDAITNLSARLTRQGAVQRLESIATARRRLNGNGNQTLLFEALFCSLLV; this is encoded by the coding sequence ATGAGTGTGTGGGACTCGATAGTGGGCCAGGACCAGGTCGTGGGGCAATTGCGCGCCGTGGCTTCCGGCGACCCCAAAGCCATCGCGCAGTCATGGCTGATTTGTGGCCCTCCCGGATCTGGCCGGTCCAATGTGGCCCGTGCGTTCGCGGCGGCGTTGGAGAGCCCCGACCATGGCCTGGGAGACGAACCCACCAAGATCAGCCAGCAGATACTCTCCGGCTCCCACCCCGACGTCACGGTGCTCACCACCGACAAGGTGACTATCGGCATCGACCAGGTGCGCGACCTCATCGAGACGTCGGAGCAGACGCCGAGCGTCGCCCCGTGGCGCGTCATCATCATCGAGGACGTCGACAGGATGATGGAGCGCACCACCAACGTGCTCCTCAAGGAGATCGAGGAGCCCAGCCCCCACACCATCTGGCTGCTCTGCGCCCCGAGCGCGCAGGACGTCCTGCCGACCATCCGCTCGCGCACGCGGGTCGTCAATCTCGCCGTTCCATCCACACAGGCCGTGGCCAAGTTCCTGGAGGTCGATACCGGCGTCGAACCCAAGATCGCGGCGCGCGCGGCGAGGCTTTCCGAAGGGCATATCGGCGTGGCCAAGCTCTACGCAACGCAGAAGCAGGTGATGAGCGACCGTGACGCGTTGGTGGTCGGCGTGCTCAACATGGCCAAAGCGTCCGACGCGGTGCTGCTCGCAGGCAACCTCATCGACAGCGCGAAGGCCCAGGCTCAGGCCGACGTGGAGCAGCAGGCGCAACGGCAGGAGGAGGACTTCCGCCGGATCAACGGGCTTGGCCCGAAGGACCGCATCCCGCCGAAGCTGCGTGGCGCGTTCAACCAGATTGGCAAGAAGGCCGACATCAAGCGCCGCGCCACCAGACGCAGCCGCGATGTGCTCGACCGCGGGCTCAACACCATCGCCAGCATCTACCGCGATGTGGCCGTGCTGCAAAACAACGCCGAGGATGTGGTCGGCCTGGTCAACCTGGAGAACCGCGACGCCATCACCAACCTGTCCGCTCGTCTGACCCGTCAGGGCGCGGTGCAGCGTCTGGAGTCCATCGCCACGGCCCGCCGCCGCCTCAACGGCAACGGCAACCAGACCCTCCTCTTCGAGGCGCTCTTCTGCTCGCTGCTGGTGTGA